Below is a genomic region from Candidatus Omnitrophota bacterium.
AGTGACGATGATGTGGACCCTTGAGAATTCCACGTCCTGCAATGACCTCATTAAAGGGGCCTGGGATATATTGAAGGACGGCGGATACATCGTCGTCGCCACCGGCAGCAGGATACTGGTGCCTTTTCAAAAACCTCTCGATATGTACCTTAGTAAAAACCCGGTCGATGCGCATTGCTTCAGGTTCAGCATGAGATCCCTATCCTCGATACTCGCAAAAAATAAGTTCAGTGTATCGAAAATAAATGATTATTTGAATGACGGCATACTCTGCGTCATAGCCCGGAAGACGGATAAGGCCTCCGGCATCAAAAAAGACGATCATAAAAAGGTAGTGGAATTCTTCGAAAAATGGCATAATGAGACGAAGTATTTTAAAGGTCTGTCATAACCAAAAGGCGAGAGGTAAAGGACGATGAAAGAGACTATATTGCAGGAGATCAAAGAGGCGGTCTTCAGGGGGGACAGGGGCGGCGTGGAAAAGGCGACCAAGGCCGCGTTAGGCCAGGACCTGGGTATAAAAACGATCCTCGATGACGGCCTCATCGCGGCGATGGGCGTCATAGGGGAGAATTTCAAGGCCAACCGCATATTCATACCGGAGGTCCTCATCTCGGCGAAGGCGATGCAGGCGGGCACGGCCCTCCTCGAGCCGCATTTTGCGAAGAGCGGCATAAGGCCCATAGGAAAAGTGGTGATAGGGACCGTCAAGGGTGATCTTCACGATATAGGAAAGAATATAGTCGGGATGATGCTCAAAGGTTCATGCTTCGAACTGATAGACCTGGGTATCGATGTCGCGCCGCAGAAGTTCGTCTCCGTTGTAAAAGACGGGAACGCGGGCATCATCGCGATGTCTTCGTTGCTCACGACGTCGATGGGGGCGATGCGCGATACCATTAATTCCTTGAAAGATTCAGGCCTTCGTGATAAAGTTAAAATCATGGTAGGCGGCGCGCCCGTGACGGAAGAGTTCGCCAGAGAGATCGGCGCCGACGCCTACGCCAGGGACGCAGCTACCGCCGTCGACAAGGCGAAAGAGCTGCTTAAAAGATAGGGTCAAGGGTCATGGGTCAAGATAAAATTTTTTACTTGACCCTTGCTGCTTGACCCTGACACAGCTACAACGAGGCACTGAATGCCCCTTTTCCCCCGAAAACCCAAATATACTATCGTCAAGGTCTCCAAAAAACGGGACATCCCGGAGGACTTATGGACGAAGTGCGAAGAGTGTAAAGAGCTCATATATAATAAAAAACTCGAAGAGAACCTGAAGGTCTGCCCGAAATGCGGTTTTCACTTCACCATAGGGGCCCGGGAGCGCGTGAAGTCGCTCGTCGATGAAGGAAGTTTCGAGGAGACGGATGCGGTCATGGAGTCGCTAGACCCGCTCATCTTCGAAGGGCCGAAGACCTACAAAGAGAAGGTGAAGAAGGACCAGGAGATCACTTCTCTGAAAGAGGCGGTCATTACCGGCGATGCCGCGATCAACGGAGAAAAGGTGGTCCTGGGTGTCACCGATTCCAGGTTCATCATGGGCTCCATGGGTTCCGTAGTAGGCGAGAAACTCACCCGGGCTATCGAACGCGCGACCAAGACGAAGAAACCGCTTATCATCATCTCGGGTTCCGGGGGCGGGGCCAGGATGTATGAAGGGATGTATTCGCTCATGCAGATGGCCAAGACATCGGCCGCATTGAGCAAGATGAACGAAGCGGGCGGGCTCTTCATATCCGTATTGACCAATCCCACCATGGCCGGTATTATGGCAAGCTTCGCCTCTCTCGGCGATATAATCGTCGCCGAGCCCAAGGCGCTCATAGGTTTTACGGGGCCGCGGGTCATCGAACAGACGATACGCCAGAAATTGCCGCACGGGTTCCAGAGATCGGAATTTCTGCTGCAGCATGGCCTCATAGACATGATCGTCCACCGGAAGAATATGCGCGATACGCTGTCGAAGCTGGTGAGCTACCTGGCATGACCAAAGGCCGGATCATCCTCCTGATTTTTGCAATATCCCTGTCCCTGGTGTCGGCAGGCGTCTATTTTTTATCTTTCGGCATCTCCGAAAAGATATACGATAAGGCGATGTGCTACTACATTGCCAGGCATCTTACAGATGGCGCGGATACGTTCGAAGAGAAGATAGCTTCCATCAGGGGTTTTGTCCACGAGAACGTGCATCCGATAGCCGGCTATCCCAACAGGCTGGACACGGTGGGCATAGAGAAGCTGACCTCCGGCATAGGATGGTGCGACCAGCAATCACGCGTATTCATGGAGATCGCAAGCGGCGCCGGGATAGCGACGCGGCTTCTTTTCCTGAAGATAGAGGGCGGGGCTTCGCCGCATACGGTCGCCGAGGCCCTGGCCCCGGACGGCAGATGGGTCATAGTAGATACCGGATATGACCTTGACCTGCGGAACAGGTCCGGCTCCTGCGCAAGCCAGGATGAGATAAGGATGGATCCGGCGATAGTGTCGGAGAACGAAAAGGTGCGCCGCAGGGCCCCGACAGAGACACGGTGGGCAGACGGGAAGTATCTCTCCATTTACGCCAATACGCCGGAATATATCGTTACAAGAAAGAGGATGAAGTTCGACATCCTGAAGGCCGTGCCGCTATCCTGGATAAGGCCATTTACCGCGGCCATAAAGGACAGATACCTTGACCGCACGCTCACCCCATTAAAAGATATTTACGCCTCCGCGATGGTCCGGGCCCGCGGGTATCAACTCCTGGGTCATTATAAGAAGAGCGACGCTTTATATGAGAAGATAATAGCATCATCGGGCGATTATCTGCTTGCGCGAAAAGCGGAATTTTATTATGCGCTTTCGCTTAAAGAGAGAAATATGCACAGCGAGGCCCTGGGCTACATCACCGATACCCTCCGTACGCATCCGGGCCATCCGTACCTCAAGTATCTGTACAGAATGAGGGCATCGATATTCGATGGACTGGGCAGGAGGGAAGAGGCGGAAGCGGACCTGGCGGGGATAGGATACGATCTCGACGCATAGAGGATTTTGGTTACTTCTTTTATCAAATATGGTAGCATAATATCCGCTATGGCACAGGTAAGCCTACAGAACGTCTCAAAGAGATTTCCGGGAAATGTCTGGGCTATACGCGATATAAACCTGGGCATCGAGAATAAAGAGTTCATGGTCTTCGTCGGTCCCTCCGGATGCGGAAAATCCACAACCCTCAGGATCATTGCCGGCCTGGAAGAGTCCACCGGCGGAAATGTCTACATAGGCGGCCGACTCGTTAACGATCTCCCCCCAAAAGACCGGAATATAGCCATGGTCTTCCAGAATTACGCCCTCTATCCCCACATGACCGTCTATGATAACATGGCCTTCGGCCTGAAACTGCGTAAGTACCCGAAGGCGGAGATCGACTCCAGGGTCAGGGACGCCGCCGCCATCTTAGGCATAGAGAAACTGCTTTACAGGAAACCGAGGGAGCTCTCCGGCGGCCAGCGGCAGCGCGTGGCGGTGGGCAGGGCGATCGTAAGAAAACCGCTCGTATTCCTCTTCGATGAGCCGCTCTCCAACCTCGATGCCAATATGAGGATGCAGATGAGGGCCGAGATAAAGAAGCTCCACATGCGGCTTCAGACCACCATGATATATGTGACGCATGACCAGACCGAGGCCATGACGATGGGGGACAGGATCGCCGTCATGAAGGACGGGTATATCCAGCAGATAGCCGACCCCATAACCTTATATGATAAGCCGGTCAACAGGTTCGTCGCCGGTTTCATAGGCAACCCCCCTATGAACTTTGTCAGGGGCACGCTCTTCAAAAAGAACGGTAAACCATACTTCAATGAAGGATCTTTCCAGGTCAAGGTGATCGACTCGATGATGGCGCCGTTGGCGAAATATATGGATAAAGAGGTCATCTTCGGCATAAGGCCGGAAGATATATATGATAAACTCTTCGTCTCCGAAGCCCCCCCTGAAAATACGATAAAGGCCAACTGCGAGATAATCGAGCCGATGGGTTCCGAGGTCCACCTTTATCTTAATACCGGGAAGAGTTCCATGATCGCGAAGGTAGACGGTCATGCCAAGCCCACTCTTAACCAGGATATCGATCTCGTCCTGGATATGTCAAAGGTCCATTTCTTCGACAAAGAGACGGACTCGACCATAATTTAGGATATTTTTACCACTGCGACTCGCATGACACATTACCGCGATAAGTCACTCTGCGGCGTTCTTACGGTCACCCTTTCAATAGTCGCGGCCTGTCTTCTCGTATTATCTTCATCGCATAATACCCCGCGCACCCCGTTCTTTTCCGGCCTGTTCGGAAGCGCTATATTCATATTCAATATAGCCATACTGTGCGGATGGATGGCATACGGGAAGGGCGGAGGCGCGGCATCCACCGTCTTGGCCGTCATCATAGCCTTCTTCGAGGTGCTCCGTTCCGGGCAGTACGGATATCTTCTCTTCATCGTCTCCTTCTTCCCCGTGACGTTCGCGGGATACGCGTACTATAAGGCCAACCTCAGTATAGAGAACTTATATGCCTTGAAGTCGGAAAAGCTCGAAGAGGACATGAACCTTCTCGCAAGCTATGCCGGCGATAAACACAGGAGCATAACTGCCCTTGAAGAGAAATT
It encodes:
- a CDS encoding corrinoid protein, which gives rise to MKETILQEIKEAVFRGDRGGVEKATKAALGQDLGIKTILDDGLIAAMGVIGENFKANRIFIPEVLISAKAMQAGTALLEPHFAKSGIRPIGKVVIGTVKGDLHDIGKNIVGMMLKGSCFELIDLGIDVAPQKFVSVVKDGNAGIIAMSSLLTTSMGAMRDTINSLKDSGLRDKVKIMVGGAPVTEEFAREIGADAYARDAATAVDKAKELLKR
- the accD gene encoding acetyl-CoA carboxylase, carboxyltransferase subunit beta produces the protein MPLFPRKPKYTIVKVSKKRDIPEDLWTKCEECKELIYNKKLEENLKVCPKCGFHFTIGARERVKSLVDEGSFEETDAVMESLDPLIFEGPKTYKEKVKKDQEITSLKEAVITGDAAINGEKVVLGVTDSRFIMGSMGSVVGEKLTRAIERATKTKKPLIIISGSGGGARMYEGMYSLMQMAKTSAALSKMNEAGGLFISVLTNPTMAGIMASFASLGDIIVAEPKALIGFTGPRVIEQTIRQKLPHGFQRSEFLLQHGLIDMIVHRKNMRDTLSKLVSYLA
- a CDS encoding transglutaminase domain-containing protein, which produces MTKGRIILLIFAISLSLVSAGVYFLSFGISEKIYDKAMCYYIARHLTDGADTFEEKIASIRGFVHENVHPIAGYPNRLDTVGIEKLTSGIGWCDQQSRVFMEIASGAGIATRLLFLKIEGGASPHTVAEALAPDGRWVIVDTGYDLDLRNRSGSCASQDEIRMDPAIVSENEKVRRRAPTETRWADGKYLSIYANTPEYIVTRKRMKFDILKAVPLSWIRPFTAAIKDRYLDRTLTPLKDIYASAMVRARGYQLLGHYKKSDALYEKIIASSGDYLLARKAEFYYALSLKERNMHSEALGYITDTLRTHPGHPYLKYLYRMRASIFDGLGRREEAEADLAGIGYDLDA
- the ugpC gene encoding sn-glycerol-3-phosphate ABC transporter ATP-binding protein UgpC, with the protein product MAQVSLQNVSKRFPGNVWAIRDINLGIENKEFMVFVGPSGCGKSTTLRIIAGLEESTGGNVYIGGRLVNDLPPKDRNIAMVFQNYALYPHMTVYDNMAFGLKLRKYPKAEIDSRVRDAAAILGIEKLLYRKPRELSGGQRQRVAVGRAIVRKPLVFLFDEPLSNLDANMRMQMRAEIKKLHMRLQTTMIYVTHDQTEAMTMGDRIAVMKDGYIQQIADPITLYDKPVNRFVAGFIGNPPMNFVRGTLFKKNGKPYFNEGSFQVKVIDSMMAPLAKYMDKEVIFGIRPEDIYDKLFVSEAPPENTIKANCEIIEPMGSEVHLYLNTGKSSMIAKVDGHAKPTLNQDIDLVLDMSKVHFFDKETDSTII